Proteins encoded within one genomic window of Anastrepha ludens isolate Willacy chromosome 4, idAnaLude1.1, whole genome shotgun sequence:
- the LOC128861481 gene encoding G-protein coupled receptor Mth2-like isoform X1, which yields MSHTHTHPRAYTSRMVDLLICLAIVICFPPPTRAYNEHLHQRDGIHVPCTFFDTVNVTGDPHFANGSYLHDGMLIPSQLVGWYDYIYTDLVRRVEVEPHARACICKLKACINICCPWGASYSANESACVNNTEYEWPKPLLNLTLPDDTLKPVDMFKQFAVQSFRPCEFMFSLQPELGSFDDWKLFENGTLLRIYDMMYLSKNEFCFHPTVANYTDTMYIINPANCNYDSDYSTIKTINAYAMLFSIPFMILTIVVYLSIPELRNQHGKSLVCYLIGLIIGYSLLAMSSLRLEMYTSIVLCKALGYVAYYFFMAAFFWLSVISFDLWHNFRGTRGINRFQEKKRFLIYSLYAWGIPVPFLMFTWYAQEIADIPEYLKPGIGGGEFCWLDMRTWSTMIYFFGPIVLIIMANSVMFVLTALKIHRVQREMARIMAREDSTKNLRTEKDKFGLFLRLFIVMGVTWSMEIFSYFVGADKGWAKIFYISDICNAIQGFLIFMLFVMKKKVKHLITNRYSSTRDSSNQRQSQYSTKTTSSSVGNLTLSAAGPAERPLMVPTERTTSLRN from the exons atgtcacatacacacacacatccacgcGCATATACGTCCCGAATGGTGGACCTCCTTATCTGCTTGGCCATAGTCATATGCTTTCCACCGCCAACTAGGGCATACAACGAACACCTCCATCAGCGAGACGGCATACATGTGCCTTGCACTTTTTTCGATACCGTCAACGTCACTGGCGACCCTCATTTCGCTAACGGATCTTATCTGCACGATGGCATGCTGATACCCTCTCAACTGGTCGGCTGGTATGATTACATTTACACTGACCTGGTGCGGCGCGTAGAAGTGGAACCGCATGCACGTGCCTGCATCTGTAAGTTGAAGGCCTGCATAAACATTTGCTGTCCATGGGGCGCCAGTTATAGCGCCAACGAGAGCGCCTGCGTAAACAACACGGAATATGAGTGGCCAAAACCGCTGTTGAATTTGACATTGCCGGATGATACGCTGAAGCCGGTGGATATGTTCAAGCAATTCGCGGTGCAGAGTTTCCGGCCATGCGAATTCATGTTCTCATTACAGCCAGAGCTCGGCTCCTTTGACGATTGGAAGCTATTCGAG AATGGAACTCTACTACGTATATACGACATGATGTACCTCAGCAAGAACGAGTTCTGCTTCCATCCAACGGTGGCGAATTACACGGACACTATGTACATCATCAATCCGGCTAACTGCAATTATGATTCGGATTACAGCACCATtaagactattaacgcatatg CTATGCTCTTTTCCATACCATTCATGATTCTCACCATTGTTGTGTACCTGAGCATACCGGAATTGCGTAATCAACATGGCAAGTCGTTGGTCTGCTATTTGATTGGACTGATCATTGGTTACTCACTGCTTGCAATGAGCTCCTTGCGCTTGGAAATGTACACGAGTATAGTGCTTTGTAAGGCACTGGGCTATGTGGCCTATTACTTCTTTATGGCAGCCTTCTTCTGGCTAAGTGTTATCAGTTTCGATTTGTGGCATAATTTCCGCGGCACTCGTGGCATCAACCGCTTTCAAGAGAAGAAGCGTTTTCTCATTTATTCACTGTATGCTTGGGGCATACCAGTGCCGTTTCTGATGTTCACTTGGTATGCACAAGAGATTGCCGATATACCAGAATATCTCAAGCCAGGCATTGGTGGAGGAGAGTTTTGCTGGCTGGACA TGCGCACCTGGTCTACGATGATATATTTCTTCGGCCCTATTGTCCTGATAATTATGGCCAACAGTGTAATGTTCGTTTTGACCGCTTTGAAGATACACAGGGTTCAGCGTGAAATGGCACGAATAATGGCGCGCGAGGATAGCACAAAAAATTTGCGTACCGAGAAAGACAA ATTCGGACTCTTTCTACGCTTATTCATTGTCATGGGCGTGACCTGGTCTATGGAGATTTTCTCTTACTTTGTGGGCGCCGACAAAGGCTGGGCAAAGATCTTTTACATTTCGGACATTTGCAATGCCATCCAAGGATTCCTTATATTCATGTTGTTCGTAATGAAGAAGAAGGTCAAACATTTAATAACCAACCG CTATTCGTCCACACGGGACAGCAGCAACCAGCGTCAGAGTCAATACTCAACGAAGACAACGTCCAGCAGCGTTGGCAATTTAACGCTCTCGGCCGCAGGTCCTGCTGAGAGGCCGCTAATGGTGCCAACAGAACGAACAACTAGTTTGAGAAACTGA
- the LOC128861481 gene encoding G-protein coupled receptor Mth2-like isoform X2, protein MSHTHTHPRAYTSRMVDLLICLAIVICFPPPTRAYNEHLHQRDGIHVPCTFFDTVNVTGDPHFANGSYLHDGMLIPSQLVGWYDYIYTDLVRRVEVEPHARACICKLKACINICCPWGASYSANESACVNNTEYEWPKPLLNLTLPDDTLKPVDMFKQFAVQSFRPCEFMFSLQPELGSFDDWKLFENGTLLRIYDMMYLSKNEFCFHPTVANYTDTMYIINPANCNYDSDYSTIKTINAYAMLFSIPFMILTIVVYLSIPELRNQHGKSLVCYLIGLIIGYSLLAMSSLRLEMYTSIVLCKALGYVAYYFFMAAFFWLSVISFDLWHNFRGTRGINRFQEKKRFLIYSLYAWGIPVPFLMFTWYAQEIADIPEYLKPGIGGGEFCWLDMRTWSTMIYFFGPIVLIIMANSVMFVLTALKIHRVQREMARIMAREDSTKNLRTEKDKFGLFLRLFIVMGVTWSMEIFSYFVGADKGWAKIFYISDICNAIQGFLIFMLFVMKKKVKHLITNRLLKRRPPGTSHTNSTSSTNSDYKQTANKYAMKVKMSQTLRGDERF, encoded by the exons atgtcacatacacacacacatccacgcGCATATACGTCCCGAATGGTGGACCTCCTTATCTGCTTGGCCATAGTCATATGCTTTCCACCGCCAACTAGGGCATACAACGAACACCTCCATCAGCGAGACGGCATACATGTGCCTTGCACTTTTTTCGATACCGTCAACGTCACTGGCGACCCTCATTTCGCTAACGGATCTTATCTGCACGATGGCATGCTGATACCCTCTCAACTGGTCGGCTGGTATGATTACATTTACACTGACCTGGTGCGGCGCGTAGAAGTGGAACCGCATGCACGTGCCTGCATCTGTAAGTTGAAGGCCTGCATAAACATTTGCTGTCCATGGGGCGCCAGTTATAGCGCCAACGAGAGCGCCTGCGTAAACAACACGGAATATGAGTGGCCAAAACCGCTGTTGAATTTGACATTGCCGGATGATACGCTGAAGCCGGTGGATATGTTCAAGCAATTCGCGGTGCAGAGTTTCCGGCCATGCGAATTCATGTTCTCATTACAGCCAGAGCTCGGCTCCTTTGACGATTGGAAGCTATTCGAG AATGGAACTCTACTACGTATATACGACATGATGTACCTCAGCAAGAACGAGTTCTGCTTCCATCCAACGGTGGCGAATTACACGGACACTATGTACATCATCAATCCGGCTAACTGCAATTATGATTCGGATTACAGCACCATtaagactattaacgcatatg CTATGCTCTTTTCCATACCATTCATGATTCTCACCATTGTTGTGTACCTGAGCATACCGGAATTGCGTAATCAACATGGCAAGTCGTTGGTCTGCTATTTGATTGGACTGATCATTGGTTACTCACTGCTTGCAATGAGCTCCTTGCGCTTGGAAATGTACACGAGTATAGTGCTTTGTAAGGCACTGGGCTATGTGGCCTATTACTTCTTTATGGCAGCCTTCTTCTGGCTAAGTGTTATCAGTTTCGATTTGTGGCATAATTTCCGCGGCACTCGTGGCATCAACCGCTTTCAAGAGAAGAAGCGTTTTCTCATTTATTCACTGTATGCTTGGGGCATACCAGTGCCGTTTCTGATGTTCACTTGGTATGCACAAGAGATTGCCGATATACCAGAATATCTCAAGCCAGGCATTGGTGGAGGAGAGTTTTGCTGGCTGGACA TGCGCACCTGGTCTACGATGATATATTTCTTCGGCCCTATTGTCCTGATAATTATGGCCAACAGTGTAATGTTCGTTTTGACCGCTTTGAAGATACACAGGGTTCAGCGTGAAATGGCACGAATAATGGCGCGCGAGGATAGCACAAAAAATTTGCGTACCGAGAAAGACAA ATTCGGACTCTTTCTACGCTTATTCATTGTCATGGGCGTGACCTGGTCTATGGAGATTTTCTCTTACTTTGTGGGCGCCGACAAAGGCTGGGCAAAGATCTTTTACATTTCGGACATTTGCAATGCCATCCAAGGATTCCTTATATTCATGTTGTTCGTAATGAAGAAGAAGGTCAAACATTTAATAACCAACCG CCTACTCAAGCGCCGGCCGCCGGGTACAAGCCACACAAACTCCACCAGCTCAACAAACTCCGATTACAAGCAAACGGCAAATAAATACGCAATGAAAGTGAAAATGTCGCAGACGCTGCGGGGTGATGAGAGATTCTAG
- the LOC128861481 gene encoding G-protein coupled receptor Mth2-like isoform X3 yields MSHTHTHPRAYTSRMVDLLICLAIVICFPPPTRAYNEHLHQRDGIHVPCTFFDTVNVTGDPHFANGSYLHDGMLIPSQLVGWYDYIYTDLVRRVEVEPHARACICKLKACINICCPWGASYSANESACVNNTEYEWPKPLLNLTLPDDTLKPVDMFKQFAVQSFRPCEFMFSLQPELGSFDDWKLFENGTLLRIYDMMYLSKNEFCFHPTVANYTDTMYIINPANCNYDSDYSTIKTINAYAMLFSIPFMILTIVVYLSIPELRNQHGKSLVCYLIGLIIGYSLLAMSSLRLEMYTSIVLCKALGYVAYYFFMAAFFWLSVISFDLWHNFRGTRGINRFQEKKRFLIYSLYAWGIPVPFLMFTWYAQEIADIPEYLKPGIGGGEFCWLDMRTWSTMIYFFGPIVLIIMANSVMFVLTALKIHRVQREMARIMAREDSTKNLRTEKDKFGLFLRLFIVMGVTWSMEIFSYFVGADKGWAKIFYISDICNAIQGFLIFMLFVMKKKVKHLITNRMSVVTNTKSDSKQVAVINIASH; encoded by the exons atgtcacatacacacacacatccacgcGCATATACGTCCCGAATGGTGGACCTCCTTATCTGCTTGGCCATAGTCATATGCTTTCCACCGCCAACTAGGGCATACAACGAACACCTCCATCAGCGAGACGGCATACATGTGCCTTGCACTTTTTTCGATACCGTCAACGTCACTGGCGACCCTCATTTCGCTAACGGATCTTATCTGCACGATGGCATGCTGATACCCTCTCAACTGGTCGGCTGGTATGATTACATTTACACTGACCTGGTGCGGCGCGTAGAAGTGGAACCGCATGCACGTGCCTGCATCTGTAAGTTGAAGGCCTGCATAAACATTTGCTGTCCATGGGGCGCCAGTTATAGCGCCAACGAGAGCGCCTGCGTAAACAACACGGAATATGAGTGGCCAAAACCGCTGTTGAATTTGACATTGCCGGATGATACGCTGAAGCCGGTGGATATGTTCAAGCAATTCGCGGTGCAGAGTTTCCGGCCATGCGAATTCATGTTCTCATTACAGCCAGAGCTCGGCTCCTTTGACGATTGGAAGCTATTCGAG AATGGAACTCTACTACGTATATACGACATGATGTACCTCAGCAAGAACGAGTTCTGCTTCCATCCAACGGTGGCGAATTACACGGACACTATGTACATCATCAATCCGGCTAACTGCAATTATGATTCGGATTACAGCACCATtaagactattaacgcatatg CTATGCTCTTTTCCATACCATTCATGATTCTCACCATTGTTGTGTACCTGAGCATACCGGAATTGCGTAATCAACATGGCAAGTCGTTGGTCTGCTATTTGATTGGACTGATCATTGGTTACTCACTGCTTGCAATGAGCTCCTTGCGCTTGGAAATGTACACGAGTATAGTGCTTTGTAAGGCACTGGGCTATGTGGCCTATTACTTCTTTATGGCAGCCTTCTTCTGGCTAAGTGTTATCAGTTTCGATTTGTGGCATAATTTCCGCGGCACTCGTGGCATCAACCGCTTTCAAGAGAAGAAGCGTTTTCTCATTTATTCACTGTATGCTTGGGGCATACCAGTGCCGTTTCTGATGTTCACTTGGTATGCACAAGAGATTGCCGATATACCAGAATATCTCAAGCCAGGCATTGGTGGAGGAGAGTTTTGCTGGCTGGACA TGCGCACCTGGTCTACGATGATATATTTCTTCGGCCCTATTGTCCTGATAATTATGGCCAACAGTGTAATGTTCGTTTTGACCGCTTTGAAGATACACAGGGTTCAGCGTGAAATGGCACGAATAATGGCGCGCGAGGATAGCACAAAAAATTTGCGTACCGAGAAAGACAA ATTCGGACTCTTTCTACGCTTATTCATTGTCATGGGCGTGACCTGGTCTATGGAGATTTTCTCTTACTTTGTGGGCGCCGACAAAGGCTGGGCAAAGATCTTTTACATTTCGGACATTTGCAATGCCATCCAAGGATTCCTTATATTCATGTTGTTCGTAATGAAGAAGAAGGTCAAACATTTAATAACCAACCG AATGAGTGTAGTAACTAATACAAAGAGCGACAGCAAGCAGGTCGCAGTGATCAACATAGCGTCTCACTAG